The following proteins are co-located in the Lagenorhynchus albirostris chromosome 2, mLagAlb1.1, whole genome shotgun sequence genome:
- the RXFP4 gene encoding LOW QUALITY PROTEIN: relaxin-3 receptor 2 (The sequence of the model RefSeq protein was modified relative to this genomic sequence to represent the inferred CDS: inserted 1 base in 1 codon; substituted 4 bases at 4 genomic stop codons), giving the protein MPTPNTSVPPPAFWVNTSGGSVLSADEDMMPVGFLALRVALAYGLVGDIGLLGNLAGLWVLGNCARRAPXPTDTFVFKLALADLGLALTLPSXAAEAALDFHWPFGGALCKMVLTATVLNIYTSIFFITALSVAQYWVVAMAAGPGTHLSLFWARVATLAVWVAAALVTVPTAVFGAKGEVTGMHLCLLRFPSRYRLGAYQLQRVVLAFMVPLGIITTSYLLFLAFLRLRQRQDSRVVARSVHILLASFFLCXFPNHVVPLWGVLVKSDLVPWDSTFYTIHTYVFRITTCLAHSNSCLNPMLYCFLRREPRXALADTFRDLXARLWPQGRGWVEQVALKEVGRRWMESTPWEGGPSTRLTNLDKGTPG; this is encoded by the exons ATGCCCACGCCCAACACCTCTGTGCCCCCGCCTGCTTTCTGGGTCAACACCTCTGGAGGCAGTGTGCTGAGTGCTGATGAAGATATGATGCCTGTTGGATTCCTAGCCCTGAGGGTTGCCCTGGCCTATGGGCTCGTGGGGGACATCGGCTTGCTGGGAAATTTGGCCGGACTCTGGGTTCTGGGTAACTGCGCTCGGCGAGCCC TGCCCACCGACACTTTTGTCTTTAAACTAGCTTTGGCAGACCTGGGGCTGGCACTCACTCTCCCCTCCTAGGCAGCCGAGGCGGCACTGGACTTCCATTGGCCCTTCGGAGGTGCCCTCTGCAAAATGGTCCTGACAGCCACCGTCCTCAACATCTACACCAGCATCTTCTTCATCACGGCGCTGAGTGTTGCCCAATACTGGGTGGTGGCCATGGCTGCAGGACCCGGCACCCACCTCTCGCTCTTCTGGGCCCGTGTGGCCACCCTGGCCGTGTGGGTGGCAGCTGCCCTGGTGACGGTGCCCACGGCTGTCTTTGGGGCCAAGGGCGAGGTGACTGGCATGCATCTGTGTCTGCTGCGCTTCCCCAGCAGGTATCGGCTAGGGGCCTACCAGCTGCAAAGGGTGGTCCTGGCCTTTATGGTGCCACTGGGCATCATCACCACCAGCTACCTGCTGTTCCTGGCCTTCCTGCGGCTGCGGCAACGGCAGGACAGCAGAGTCGTGGCCCGCTCCGTCCACATCCTTCTGGCCTCCTTCTTCCTCTGCTAGTTCCCCAACCACGTGGTCCCTCTTTGGGGTGTCCTGGTGAAGTCTGACCTGGTGCCCTGGGACAGCACTTTCTACACCATCCATACCTATGTCTTCCGCATCACTacctgcctggcacacagcaacaGCTGTCTCAACCCCATGCTGTACTGCTTCCTAAGGCGGGAGCCCCGGTAGGCCCTGGCAGACACCTTCAGGGATCTGTGAGCAAGGCTGTGGCCCCAGGGGCGGGGCTGGGTAGAACAGGTGGCCCTAAAGGAGGTGGGCAGGCGGTGGATGGAGAGCACCCCTTGGGAGGGTGGCCCTTCTACCAGGCTTACCAACCTGGACAAAGGGACACCTGGGTGA